The sequence TCGGCGTCACGCGGTGTCGAGAGGAGCGAACCATGTCCGTGCTGTTGTGGATCCTGTTTGGCCTCATCGTCGGCGTCATCGCCAAGCTGCTGACCCCTGGCCGCGACCCGGGTGGCTTCGTGGTCACAGCGCTGCTGGGCGTGGCCGGCTCCTTGCTCGGCGGCTTCATCGGCCGGGCGATAGGGCTCTATCCGTCGTATCAGTCGAGCGGCGGCTTCTTCACGTCGATCCTGGGCGCCATCGTCATCCTCGCCATCTACAACGCGACGATCGGCCGGCGAACGATGAGGCCCTGATCGCTCCCACCATCGACGGGCTCGCCCCGCCGCGAGGCAGAGAGCTGCCCGAGCAGCGCGGCGGCGGGCACCACGCGGGCCGGCGCGGCGCGCCGATCCAGGCGGAAATCGAGCGCGACGTCCGGCGGCAGCGGCCGGATGGCGCCCGCGCCGTAGCAGCGGTGATAGACGAGATCGCCCGGCCCAGCACCCCGCCCGCCGAGCTGGTGGCTCCACCACCGCGAGTAGACGGTAGGGCGTTCGGGATCGACCGAGAGCAGATCCGAGCGCTCGAGCCGCACATCGCCGTGATCGCCGCCGTCCGCTGCGCCGCGCTCCGCGGTGAGCCGCCCCCCGTCGCCAACGCTGTAGACGATCCTGAACCCCTCGACATCGCCCTTGCCGTAGACGGCGCGCTGGACTCCCGGAGCGAAGAGCAGAGCGTGCGTGTAGACGAGGTCCACGGCGAGCGCGGGCAGCACGGTCCAGGTCAGCCAGTTGTTGCCCCACGGCCGTTCCTCCGAGAAGAACGCGTAATAGCCGACGGAGACCTCGCCGCGCTCTCCGATCGAGCTGCGGTAGTACAGGACGTCGCCGAGCTCGCCCGCGCTCGCGACCGTCGAGCCGACACAGACGGGCTGCCGCTCGATGGCCGCGCCGAGCTCCGTCGGCTCCGCCGGATCACGGGCGACCGTGCGCGGCAGCGCGCTCCCGCCCGTGGAGCTCGCGAGGAGGGAGACGGCCAGCGCAGCGATCGGGAGAGAACGGCTCAGGAGATTCCGGACGGGCATCAGGGCGGACAAGGCTAGCGAGCCCGTCGCTACCCGCGCCAACGCCAACGGCCGTTCTCGTTCGACGACTCACAACTGCGGCGCCGAATGGGGATCTCCGCGGGCTCACGGCTCTCCGCGCTGCGGCGCCGGCCTTGGAACGCTCGTCACTCGCGGGGCGCGCCGCCGCTCGCCGGCGCAACGCCGCCGTCGAACGCGCCGATCGCCCTGCCCGCGAGCGCCCCGGCGGCGAAGGTCACCGCCGCGATCACGAGCCAGGGAAGGAGTCGAACGCGCCGCAGCGGACGCGCGTCCCTCCAGTGCGGCGTGACGGCGCTCCTGGCCTCGCTGCGCTCGCTCCCTTCTTCCGGCGCACATGGGCGCGCGTCCGTCCCGCGCAGCGTCGGCGTCACCTCGCCGCGATCGTCCCCTGAGCGGCCTGCGGCGGTCCGCCGCGCGCCCGTGCGCCCGCGAGACCCGGCGGATCTCCGGCAGCCCCGCACGAGCAGCGACCGGTGCCGATCGCGCCCGCTCGCGACCTCGCGCACGAGCGCGGCGATCTCCTGGCCCGCGAGCAGCCCGCGCTCGCTCGAGCTCGGCTCGTCGCCGCCGCTCGGCGCTCGGCGCAGCGAGGCGAGCACCTCGGCGAGCGCCTCTTCCATCTGCGCCGCGGTCTCGAAGCGGCCCTCGGGATCGCGCGCGAGCGCGCGCCGGATCGCCTCCTCGAGCAGCGCCGGGCACGCGGGGCGGAGCGGCGCGATCGCCGGCACCTCGCCGGAGAGCACCGCGCCCATCGTCGCGCCGTCGTCCTTGCGGTGGAACAGGCGACGCGCCGTCAGCAGCTCGAAGAGGATCACGCCGACCGCGAAGAGATCGGCCCGCGCGTCGACCCTCTGCCCGCGCAGCTGCTCGGGCGCCACATAGCCGAGCTTGCCCTTCACCGTGCCGCCGCCGCTCGACGGGGCCGCGTCGTCGGACGAGCACGGGGAGCCGAAGGGGTCGGCGTCCTCCGCGCTGCTCATCGCCGTCATCTGCGCGACGCCGAAGTCGATGAGCTTGATCTCCCCCTCGAGCGAGAGGAGCACGTTCTGCGGGCTCACGTCGCGGTGCACGAGACCGACGAGCTTCCCGCCGTCGTCGCGGAGCCCGTGCGCGTGCCCGAGCGCCCGCAGCACGCCCAGGCCGATCTCGATGGCCGCCTCGAGCGGGAACGGCCGCCCCTCCGCGAAGAGAGAGCGCGCCGCGGCGGCCAGATCGCAGCCCGGGACGTACTCGATCACGAGGTGATGGCGTCCTTCGTGAACGACGAAGTCGTGGAACCGGATCACGTTGGGGTGCTGAAGCCGGGCGCTGATCCAGGCCTCCCAGAGGAACATCCGCACGATCGACGGATCGCGCCTCGCCTCGGGCCGAAGGCGCTTCACGACGACGGGGTGGGCGATACCTGCCGGCCCGCGCCGGCACGCGAGGAACAGCTCCGCCATGCCGCCCGCCGACAGGCGCGCGAGCAACGCATAGCCGCCGTCGCCCATGGGCAGGTCCATCTCTCGACCCCTCCACGGCAGCTCTGCCGCGCCCCCCTCGCTCCGCGCCGGCATCCCGAACGCGCGAAGCGAGGACGGCCGCCGCGCCATCCACTGCCGGAGTCGCCCCACCCCGGCCAGCCCCCGGACTTGCCCGCGCCGCCACATCGCGCCTTCGCTATTCACGCTGCATGCCACGGAAAGTGCCGCGGCACCGTCACCTCCGAGCCATGGGCGTCGCGCGGTCCTGCGTGGATCCCGCCGGATGAGAGCGCATGTCGGCAGCCGCAGAGACCCGCGGCGAGCGCTGCTCCCGGCGGAAAATGCGGAAAACTCGATGGCCCCGTGTTCCACACAGCGGCGTAGAGGAGCGCGCGCAGCGCCGGGCCCGCCCGCGATGGAACGCAGGTCAGGCCACGGTGGCCGGTGAGGCGCGGACGCGGCGCGCGAGCAGCGCGCGCAGCTCACGGAAGGAGACGACGCGCAACGCGAGGAGGAGGACGGCGTAGACAGCGACGCCCACCGCGATCGACGCCCACATGCCCGCGAGGACGCGCGCGACGTAGGCCGCGGTGACCATGGCCGCGGTCGCGGCGAGGACCGCGAGGATGCGGCCGAGCTGCACGACGTGGGCCCAGCGCGCGGAGATGCCCCACGACGCGATCAGCGCGCCGGCGCTCACGGCCAGCGTCGCGCACGCGGCGCCCATGGCGCGGTAGCGAGGCAGCAGGAGCAGGTTCAGCGCGACGTCGACGACGAGCGCCACCGCGAGCAGCTTCACCATCGCGACCTCGCGCTTCGCCGCGAGCAGCGGCAGCGTCACGACCTGGAACGCGAACGTCACGGGGACGCCGCACGCGAGGATCCGGAGGACGTCGGCCGCCGGGGCGTAGTCGCCCGCCCCTCCGTAGACGAGCTGGATGACGTCCGGCGCGAGCAGGAAGATGCCGGCGGCGACGGGCAGCCCGAAGAGCGCGGCGACGAGCATGCAACCGCCGTAGAGGCGCCCGAACGCGTCGCGATCCTGGACGTAGAGGCGCATGCCCGCCGCGAAGGCGGCGCCGAGCAGGACGTCGGGGAGCATCCTGAAGTTCTCGCTCAGCACCCAGGCGGCGCTGAAGACCCCAACGGCTTTCTCGTCGCAGAGGGCGCGGAGCATGACGCGGTCGATCTGGAGCAGCGCGCTCGAGAGCGCCCCGAGCGCGCCGATCGGCAGGCTGAGCTTCGCGATTTGCCAGAGCTCGGCGGAGGGCGTCGTGAGCTCGGGCCGGTAGAGGCGGGAGCGGAGATAGTGCGAGGTGATGGCGAGCTCCAGCACGTTGCCGAGCAGGAACGCCGCGGCCGCGGCGACGACGCCGAAGCCGAGCGCGAGCAAGGCGGCGGAGAGCGCGATGACGAACAGCCGCGCGCCGAGCTCCGCGTACAGGATGTACTGGAACCGCTCGTGGGCCTCGAACGAGAGCCACATGGTCGAGTAGAGCAGCGTCGCGAGCTGGGAAGCCGCGGCGAGCACGATGAGCTGCGCGCCGAGCCCCGAGCGCGTCGCCAGCACGACGGCCACGGTCGCGCCGAGCACCACCGTCCCGGTCACGCCCCGGATGGCGAGCGCTGCGCCGAGGTGACGCGGCCCGAGCTCGGGCTTCACGGCGACCTCCCGGGCCAGATATCCCCTCACCCCGACGCCGGCGGCGATCGTGACGATCCCCGCGATCGCGAGCGACGCCTGGAACTCCCCCCAGGCGGCGACCCCCACCTTCCGCGCGAGATAGCCGACGAACACGACGCCAAGGACGGCCATGATCGCCTGCTTCAGGAGCATCAGCGCCGCGTTCAGCGCGATGCGCCGGCCATCCTTCATGAACACCTCCTGGTGTTCCCCATGCTGTCGGGCACCGCTGTCCGCGCAGCGGGATCGGCCCCCATTCGAGCGTCGTGCGCCCCCAGAGAGCGTCCGTCTCGCGCAGCGAGCGCTGCCCGGCCGCGGGAGCGCAGCCTCCGCTCAGCGGGCGCCGTCGCTCGGGCTCGGCACGAAGCGCCGTCCGAGACGCCGCTCGATCAGGAAACGCCGTTTGAAACGGCGCTCCAACGCGAGCCGTCCCTCGACCTCGAAGCACCCGAAGTGCAGGAGGATCGCCAGCGCAAAAGGGGGTCGGCGATCCTCGGAGCGGGACACGGGATTCGAACCCGCGACCCTCAGCTTGGGAAGCTGATGCTCTACCAACTGAGCTAGTCCCGCGCGAGGTGGAGGAAGCTTCTACCGAATCCGGGGCCGCTTAGCAACCCCTTCATTTCGTTTTCGATCCCGACGTCTTCGCGCCTTCGCGCCTTCACGTCTTCGCCTGGTTCGACGGGCGCCGGGGCTCGGCGCGCGCTCCACGTTCGTTCCAAGCCGCGCCGTTGGCGCCCAGCCGCGCCGCCAGCGGCCCACGCCCAGCCGCGGCGCTACCGGCGCGCGCGCGCGCGGAGCGCAGACGCGTCGAGCGTCTCACCCGGCAGCGGCGAGCGCGCGCGGATGGCGCTGTCGCAGTCGCTGGTCGCCGCCGCGATCGCGCTGGAGATCTCGATCGTGCCCGCGTCCGGCGGGATCCAGGGCAGCTCGTGCAGGATGGGCCTGTCCGGCGGCAGCCAGCGCAGGCTCCGCGTGACGAGCACGACCGGGTGGTTGCTGTCCACGAGCTCGCTCGCGAGGCGCGCGCCGCCGAGCGGGGCCGGCGGAAGATCGAGGCAGACGAGGCACGCGTCGAACCGTTCGGTCGCCGACGCGAGCAGGGCGTCGTCGATCGACGAGGCGTCCACGATCTCGACGTTCGTCAGCGCACCCTCGATCGCACGGGCGAGCGCGTCGCATGTCGCGGCGCGGGCGTCGTGCGCGAGCAGGATCCTGAAGCCGCGCACCGAGCGCGGCCCAGGCCGGCGGGCCTCGACGACCTGCAACCTGCCCGAGGGCGGCGTCTCGCGCTCACGAGGTGCACGTCGAACGGTCATGGACTCCCCTTCCTCAGCTACACCAGGGCAACCGTGCCCCAGGCTAACACCCCTTGAGCTCAAACTGACCAACCTTTATATGAGGGCGCGCTTCTTTCCTCGTCGCCGGTTCTTGGTTCTCGTTCGTCTTGGTTCTCGTTCGTCTCGGTTCGCAGCCACGCCGCGACGCGGCATGCCAGCAAGGTCTACGGAAACATCTACGAAGGACGGTCACGCATGAGTCGGTTTCTCATCTCCACTCCTTGCGAGTGCCAGGCAAGCCTGTCAGCCACCCTGGACGAGCACCGGCACGTCACCGCCGGGTGGGCCACCCGGAGTCCCCGCGGCCGGTCGGCCGCCGGTGAAGCCGACAAGGAGCTCGCGCCGGCGCACAGCATCAACGCTCACCTCGACCGGTTCGACGTGGCGTGGTTGTGCCCCTACTGCGGGCGCAACACGCTCCGCACCTTCGATGCGGGCGCCATGAGGCGGCTGCCTGCGGCGAGCGCATCGCCCGCGGCAGGGCTCGTTCCTCCCGGCACGACCTCCTCGCCGTGAGCCCCCCGATGCGCCGCGACCTCCTCGGTCCGCGCGTCGCGCCTATCCATCCGCCGCGCGCCTGAGCCTGTGCGGGCGCCACGCTGTCGCGGCCGCGCGGCCCCGCGCGGCGCCGCTGCGCAGCATCTCCCGCGCAGGCGCGAGCATCCGGGCGCGACCGATTCATGGCCCCTCAACCTGCCGCGCTCGGGGCCCATTCCCGCCCTGTCGATGATCGGCACCGGAGCGCGCCGCTCTCCGGCTCAGCTGCCTTTTCCCGCCTGCGACGTGCCCATCGTGCCGAAGATCCAGTCCCAGAGCGGCGACGACACGCCCCACCGGGCATTTTCTCCCGTGTGGTGATGGACCATGTGATGGCGCTTGATCCACTTCCCCCAGCGCGAGCTCATCCGGAAGTGATGAATGGCATAGTGCGTCCCGTCGTACACGAGGTATCCGAGGCCGAAGCCGACGAACAGTGGATCCGCCGGAACAGGCCCAAAGACGACGCGGAACAGCGTGTAGAACGCGATGCCGAGGGGGATGCTCGCGCCGAGCGGCATCACCAGCCGGTCGGCATCTTGCGGAAAATCATGGTGCACCCCGTGGAGAACGAAGTGCATCCGGCGCTGCCACAGGCGCGGCCCGACGTAGTGAAACACGTATCGGTGCAGGACGTACTCGGCCAACGTCCATAGAAACAGGCCGACCAGCACGAGCCCGAGCCCGGTCAGGAGGCCGACACCATGCCGGGCGGCGCGGACGCCCAGATAGCTGTAGACCGGCAGCCAGAAGACGAACGGCGTGATCGGATGGATCCGCGAAAACCGCTCGATGAGCGGCGTCTCGAACATTTGGCATGTCGCTGGACGCGCGGTGCGCTCGGTGGAGGTGACGGTCATCGTGCACCCCTGGTACCGCATTTATCCATTGTCGGCCAGCGGTAGCCCGACGCCCAAGGGCCCGCTGGACGCCGGGAAATGACCATGATCCCGTCACGGTGAACGCTCGCCGGCGCGATCCTTCCGCGGCGGCGACGCGTTCGGGTCGCGCCTGCGTCCGCCCCGAGGCGCGCGGCGCGCCCGGGGCATGCGCGCGCGATCAGCTCGCGAAGGAGGCCTCGTAGAGATGGCGGAGATCGTCGCGCGAGCAGGGGCGCGGGTTGCTCGTGTGGCACGCGTCCTGAGCGGCGAGATCGGCCAGCGCGTCGAGCTTGTCGCGGGGGACGCCCGCCTTCTCGAGGCCGGCCGCGAGCCCGATCCGGGCGCGCAGGGCGCGGATGGCGTCGGCGCACGCGGCGGCGTCCTCGGGGGCGCCGAGCAGGGCCGCGACGCGCGCGAGGCGCGGCCCGGCCGCGGCGACGTTGAACTCGACGACCGGCGGGAGGCAGAGGGCGTTGGCGAGGCCGTGGTGCAGGCCGCACTCGCTCGAGAGCGGGTGCGCGAGCGAGTGGCACGC is a genomic window of Sorangium aterium containing:
- a CDS encoding GlsB/YeaQ/YmgE family stress response membrane protein gives rise to the protein MSVLLWILFGLIVGVIAKLLTPGRDPGGFVVTALLGVAGSLLGGFIGRAIGLYPSYQSSGGFFTSILGAIVILAIYNATIGRRTMRP
- a CDS encoding serine/threonine-protein kinase, translating into MDLPMGDGGYALLARLSAGGMAELFLACRRGPAGIAHPVVVKRLRPEARRDPSIVRMFLWEAWISARLQHPNVIRFHDFVVHEGRHHLVIEYVPGCDLAAAARSLFAEGRPFPLEAAIEIGLGVLRALGHAHGLRDDGGKLVGLVHRDVSPQNVLLSLEGEIKLIDFGVAQMTAMSSAEDADPFGSPCSSDDAAPSSGGGTVKGKLGYVAPEQLRGQRVDARADLFAVGVILFELLTARRLFHRKDDGATMGAVLSGEVPAIAPLRPACPALLEEAIRRALARDPEGRFETAAQMEEALAEVLASLRRAPSGGDEPSSSERGLLAGQEIAALVREVASGRDRHRSLLVRGCRRSAGSRGRTGARRTAAGRSGDDRGEVTPTLRGTDARPCAPEEGSERSEARSAVTPHWRDARPLRRVRLLPWLVIAAVTFAAGALAGRAIGAFDGGVAPASGGAPRE
- a CDS encoding flippase, with protein sequence MKDGRRIALNAALMLLKQAIMAVLGVVFVGYLARKVGVAAWGEFQASLAIAGIVTIAAGVGVRGYLAREVAVKPELGPRHLGAALAIRGVTGTVVLGATVAVVLATRSGLGAQLIVLAAASQLATLLYSTMWLSFEAHERFQYILYAELGARLFVIALSAALLALGFGVVAAAAAFLLGNVLELAITSHYLRSRLYRPELTTPSAELWQIAKLSLPIGALGALSSALLQIDRVMLRALCDEKAVGVFSAAWVLSENFRMLPDVLLGAAFAAGMRLYVQDRDAFGRLYGGCMLVAALFGLPVAAGIFLLAPDVIQLVYGGAGDYAPAADVLRILACGVPVTFAFQVVTLPLLAAKREVAMVKLLAVALVVDVALNLLLLPRYRAMGAACATLAVSAGALIASWGISARWAHVVQLGRILAVLAATAAMVTAAYVARVLAGMWASIAVGVAVYAVLLLALRVVSFRELRALLARRVRASPATVA
- a CDS encoding sterol desaturase family protein, with protein sequence MTVTSTERTARPATCQMFETPLIERFSRIHPITPFVFWLPVYSYLGVRAARHGVGLLTGLGLVLVGLFLWTLAEYVLHRYVFHYVGPRLWQRRMHFVLHGVHHDFPQDADRLVMPLGASIPLGIAFYTLFRVVFGPVPADPLFVGFGLGYLVYDGTHYAIHHFRMSSRWGKWIKRHHMVHHHTGENARWGVSSPLWDWIFGTMGTSQAGKGS